One genomic window of Syngnathoides biaculeatus isolate LvHL_M chromosome 13, ASM1980259v1, whole genome shotgun sequence includes the following:
- the LOC133510684 gene encoding transcription factor 7-like, producing the protein MERFQTLFTDEDVKWDKLLDNILNSADNILWGTTPARPPPTTAVESEPKESPQPPETDDELSDVLDDFWLPDYLGGPISIQDPDDIVAATTQPPGGRLHVEPVADGARTAASSDSAEPPTDAPQSVRQEGARPYVKKPPNAFMLFRKEQSPNVVARFSITNSAVVNKILGKMWKSLPRKLQAKYYQQAEELKILHGLRHPDWSCTDNYGKKRKRDRRRHGADHKSVAMGAGGTQDRKRGNGWLLTDTTADLAP; encoded by the coding sequence ATGGAGCGCTTTCAGACGCTGTTTACCGACGAGGATGTCAAGTGGGACAAGCTGCTGGACAACATCCTAAATTCGGCTGACAACATCCTGTGGGGTACCACACCTGCCCGTCCTCCGCCCACTACTGCTGTAGAGAGCGAGCCGAAAGAGTCGCCGCAACCCCCGGAAACTGACGACGAACTCTCCGATGTCCTGGATGACTTTTGGTTGCCCGACTACTTGGGCGGCCCCATCAGCATCCAGGACCCCGACGACATCGTCGCGGCGACGACCCAGCCTCCCGGCGGGAGGCTTCACGTCGAGCCGGTGGCGGACGGGGCCCGGACGGCGGCGTCCTCCGACTCCGCTGAACCTCCAACAGACGCGCCGCAGTCCGTCCGGCAGGAAGGAGCTCGGCCGTACGTCAAGAAGCCGCCCAACGCCTTCATGCTGTTCCGCAAAGAGCAGAGCCCCAACGTCGTGGCCCGGTTCAGCATCACCAATTCTGCGGTGGTCAATAAAATTCTGGGGAAGATGTGGAAGTCGCTGCCAAGGAAGCTGCAGGCAAAGTACTACCAGCAAGCCGAAGAGCTCAAAATCCTCCACGGCCTGCGACATCCGGACTGGTCCTGCACAGACAACTACGGCAAAAAGAGGAAGCGTGATCGCAGGAGGCACGGCGCTGACCACAAGAGCGTGGCGATGGGGGCGGGCGGCACACAAGACCGCAAGCGCGGAAACGGGTGGCTGCTGACGGATACCACCGCGGATTTGGCGCCGTGA
- the snap47 gene encoding synaptosomal-associated protein 47 isoform X2, whose product MSRDAPIHSWPGSYYLTSVKRWENGTLSLSRTAARFVSSQTKETLADFRLSRITEIKMESSSFIFSTLTVLEEGNVKHWFGSLKPNRVVVYNVMEHFWRERLLSPTDSEARGVAPGGEPSKGRELINLVAGAQRRLEDTGRVLSHQGEQFDSMMQGLEKMDSDLGVADKLLSELESPPWWPFSKLPWKIQQKAKAEDAARAAASRTSARNKVIVSIPAVVSKDGDGDLQPGCLLVFPSSLEVRDAACRLLRRFERADVDEIRVHSPYEVTVGRRFIGRPDVRCRLLSAKMPEALAVLEMQYKKKMEFAAEYASFRGTPPSSPCDAAILHDGLLHGCQETEVPMEVPAGELSQLQVHVLRPAVSQTEARELKQMLLQLKGLALEAEAELERQDEALDVLTGSADQASMTIGKHTCRMKKLL is encoded by the exons ATGAGCCGCGACGCTCCCATCCACAGCTGGCCCGGCTCCTACTACCTCACTTCGGTCAAGAGGTGGGAGAACGGCACGCTGTCCCTGAGCCGAACCGCGGCGCGTTTCGTCTCCAGCCAAACCAAGGAGACCCTCGCCGACTTCCGCCTCTCCCGCATCACGGAGATCAAAATGGAATCGTCCAGCTTCATCTTCAGCACCCTGACGGTGCTGGAGGAGGGCAACGTGAAACACTGGTTCGGCTCCCTCAAGCCCAACCGGGTGGTGGTCTACAACGTGATGGAGCACTTCTGGAGAGAGCGCCTGCTGTCGCCCACCGACTCGGAGGCCAGGGGCGTGGCCCCCGGGGGCGAGCCCTCAAAGGGCCGGGAGCTCATCAACCTGGTCGCAGGGGCCCAGAGACGACTGGAGGACACCGGTAGGGTCCTCAGCCACCAGGGAGAGCAGTTTGACAGCATGATGCAAGGCCTGGAGAAGATGGACTCGGATCTCGGAGTGGCTGATAA acTTTTGTCAGAGCTGGAATCTCCTCCCTGGTGGCCTTTTAGTAAACTCCCATGGAAGATTCAGCAGAAAGCTAAGGCGGAGGACGCGGCTCGTGCCGCCGCATCCAGAACGTCCGCCCGGAACAAAGTGATCGTCAGCATCCCGGCCGTGGTGTCCAAAGACGGCGACGGCGACCTGCAGCCCGGGTGCCTGCTGGTGTTTCCGTCCTCCCTGGAGGTGCGCGACGCCGCCTGCCGCCTGCTGCGCCGCTTCGAGCGCGCCGACGTGGACGAGATCCGCGTGCACAGTCCGTACGAGGTCACGGTGGGGCGGCGCTTCATCGGCAGGCCCGACGTCCGCTGCCGCCTGCTGTCGGCCAAGATGCCCGAGGCGCTGGCCGTGCTGGAGATGCAGTACAAGAAGAAGATGGAGTTCGCCGCCGAGTACGCCTCCTTCAGGGGCACGCCCCCCTCGTCGCCGTGCGACGCGGCCATTttacatgacg GTTTGCTGCACGGCTGCCAGGAGACCGAGGTCCCCATGGAGGTCCCGGCGGGGGAGCTGTCCCAGCTGCAGGTGCACGTCCTCCGGCCCGCCGTCAGCCAGACCGAAGCCAGGGAGCTCAAGCAG ATGCTGCTCCAGCTGAAGGGCCTCGCCCTGGAGGCCGAGGCGGAGCTGGAACGCCAGGACGAGGCGCTCGACGTCCTGACCGGGTCCGCCGATCAAGCCTCCATGACCATCGGGAAGCACACCTGCCGCATGAAGAAGCTCCTGTAA
- the snap47 gene encoding synaptosomal-associated protein 47 isoform X3, giving the protein MSRDAPIHSWPGSYYLTSVKRWENGTLSLSRTAARFVSSQTKETLADFRLSRITEIKMESSSFIFSTLTVLEEGNVKHWFGSLKPNRVVVYNVMEHFWRERLLSPTDSEARGVAPGGEPSKGRELINLVAGAQRRLEDTGRVLSHQGEQFDSMMQGLEKMDSDLGVADKLLSELESPPWWPFSKLPWKIQQKAKAEDAARAAASRTSARNKVIVSIPAVVSKDGDGDLQPGCLLVFPSSLEVRDAACRLLRRFERADVDEIRVHSPYEVTVGRRFIGRPDVRCRLLSAKMPEALAVLEMQYKKKMEFAAEYASFRGTKSNTPRAPTSGLLHGCQETEVPMEVPAGELSQLQVHVLRPAVSQTEARELKQMLLQLKGLALEAEAELERQDEALDVLTGSADQASMTIGKHTCRMKKLL; this is encoded by the exons ATGAGCCGCGACGCTCCCATCCACAGCTGGCCCGGCTCCTACTACCTCACTTCGGTCAAGAGGTGGGAGAACGGCACGCTGTCCCTGAGCCGAACCGCGGCGCGTTTCGTCTCCAGCCAAACCAAGGAGACCCTCGCCGACTTCCGCCTCTCCCGCATCACGGAGATCAAAATGGAATCGTCCAGCTTCATCTTCAGCACCCTGACGGTGCTGGAGGAGGGCAACGTGAAACACTGGTTCGGCTCCCTCAAGCCCAACCGGGTGGTGGTCTACAACGTGATGGAGCACTTCTGGAGAGAGCGCCTGCTGTCGCCCACCGACTCGGAGGCCAGGGGCGTGGCCCCCGGGGGCGAGCCCTCAAAGGGCCGGGAGCTCATCAACCTGGTCGCAGGGGCCCAGAGACGACTGGAGGACACCGGTAGGGTCCTCAGCCACCAGGGAGAGCAGTTTGACAGCATGATGCAAGGCCTGGAGAAGATGGACTCGGATCTCGGAGTGGCTGATAA acTTTTGTCAGAGCTGGAATCTCCTCCCTGGTGGCCTTTTAGTAAACTCCCATGGAAGATTCAGCAGAAAGCTAAGGCGGAGGACGCGGCTCGTGCCGCCGCATCCAGAACGTCCGCCCGGAACAAAGTGATCGTCAGCATCCCGGCCGTGGTGTCCAAAGACGGCGACGGCGACCTGCAGCCCGGGTGCCTGCTGGTGTTTCCGTCCTCCCTGGAGGTGCGCGACGCCGCCTGCCGCCTGCTGCGCCGCTTCGAGCGCGCCGACGTGGACGAGATCCGCGTGCACAGTCCGTACGAGGTCACGGTGGGGCGGCGCTTCATCGGCAGGCCCGACGTCCGCTGCCGCCTGCTGTCGGCCAAGATGCCCGAGGCGCTGGCCGTGCTGGAGATGCAGTACAAGAAGAAGATGGAGTTCGCCGCCGAGTACGCCTCCTTCAGGGGCAC GAAATCTAACACTCCACGTGCCCCCACGTCAGGTTTGCTGCACGGCTGCCAGGAGACCGAGGTCCCCATGGAGGTCCCGGCGGGGGAGCTGTCCCAGCTGCAGGTGCACGTCCTCCGGCCCGCCGTCAGCCAGACCGAAGCCAGGGAGCTCAAGCAG ATGCTGCTCCAGCTGAAGGGCCTCGCCCTGGAGGCCGAGGCGGAGCTGGAACGCCAGGACGAGGCGCTCGACGTCCTGACCGGGTCCGCCGATCAAGCCTCCATGACCATCGGGAAGCACACCTGCCGCATGAAGAAGCTCCTGTAA
- the snap47 gene encoding synaptosomal-associated protein 47 isoform X1, whose protein sequence is MSRDAPIHSWPGSYYLTSVKRWENGTLSLSRTAARFVSSQTKETLADFRLSRITEIKMESSSFIFSTLTVLEEGNVKHWFGSLKPNRVVVYNVMEHFWRERLLSPTDSEARGVAPGGEPSKGRELINLVAGAQRRLEDTGRVLSHQGEQFDSMMQGLEKMDSDLGVADKLLSELESPPWWPFSKLPWKIQQKAKAEDAARAAASRTSARNKVIVSIPAVVSKDGDGDLQPGCLLVFPSSLEVRDAACRLLRRFERADVDEIRVHSPYEVTVGRRFIGRPDVRCRLLSAKMPEALAVLEMQYKKKMEFAAEYASFRGTPPSSPCDAAILHDGLLHGCQETEVPMEVPAGELSQLQVHVLRPAVSQTEARELKQVRAGTGRTCKPHTGGGPGSNPGPQNCEDVVFFLMCVPHLARVKVYLNDLNQRVPASRCCSS, encoded by the exons ATGAGCCGCGACGCTCCCATCCACAGCTGGCCCGGCTCCTACTACCTCACTTCGGTCAAGAGGTGGGAGAACGGCACGCTGTCCCTGAGCCGAACCGCGGCGCGTTTCGTCTCCAGCCAAACCAAGGAGACCCTCGCCGACTTCCGCCTCTCCCGCATCACGGAGATCAAAATGGAATCGTCCAGCTTCATCTTCAGCACCCTGACGGTGCTGGAGGAGGGCAACGTGAAACACTGGTTCGGCTCCCTCAAGCCCAACCGGGTGGTGGTCTACAACGTGATGGAGCACTTCTGGAGAGAGCGCCTGCTGTCGCCCACCGACTCGGAGGCCAGGGGCGTGGCCCCCGGGGGCGAGCCCTCAAAGGGCCGGGAGCTCATCAACCTGGTCGCAGGGGCCCAGAGACGACTGGAGGACACCGGTAGGGTCCTCAGCCACCAGGGAGAGCAGTTTGACAGCATGATGCAAGGCCTGGAGAAGATGGACTCGGATCTCGGAGTGGCTGATAA acTTTTGTCAGAGCTGGAATCTCCTCCCTGGTGGCCTTTTAGTAAACTCCCATGGAAGATTCAGCAGAAAGCTAAGGCGGAGGACGCGGCTCGTGCCGCCGCATCCAGAACGTCCGCCCGGAACAAAGTGATCGTCAGCATCCCGGCCGTGGTGTCCAAAGACGGCGACGGCGACCTGCAGCCCGGGTGCCTGCTGGTGTTTCCGTCCTCCCTGGAGGTGCGCGACGCCGCCTGCCGCCTGCTGCGCCGCTTCGAGCGCGCCGACGTGGACGAGATCCGCGTGCACAGTCCGTACGAGGTCACGGTGGGGCGGCGCTTCATCGGCAGGCCCGACGTCCGCTGCCGCCTGCTGTCGGCCAAGATGCCCGAGGCGCTGGCCGTGCTGGAGATGCAGTACAAGAAGAAGATGGAGTTCGCCGCCGAGTACGCCTCCTTCAGGGGCACGCCCCCCTCGTCGCCGTGCGACGCGGCCATTttacatgacg GTTTGCTGCACGGCTGCCAGGAGACCGAGGTCCCCATGGAGGTCCCGGCGGGGGAGCTGTCCCAGCTGCAGGTGCACGTCCTCCGGCCCGCCGTCAGCCAGACCGAAGCCAGGGAGCTCAAGCAGGTGAgggcgggcacggggagaacgtgcaaaccccacacaggcggggggcccggatcgaacccgggtcctcagaactgtgaggacgtcgtcttttttttaatgtgtgtacCTCACCTGGCTCGAGTGAAAGTGTACCTTAACGACTTGAACCAACGCGTGCCCGCGTCCAGATGCTGCTCCAGCTGA
- the jmjd4 gene encoding 2-oxoglutarate and iron-dependent oxygenase JMJD4: MDRDAYRNCCSLVKIPRQSYDQFCSSHFVDYIDNDLSYSKFFKRYLLPNHPCVFSKRFTDEWKCRKQWVTEEGKPNFQKLLQQFGDTPVPVANCNAKEYNANPKQVMPFKEFIQYWKEHIQNGHSSPKGCLYLKDWHMARDFPEHHVYTAPIFFTSDWLNEYWDALEVDDYRFVYMGPKGSWTPFHADVFRSYSWSANICGRKKWLLYPPGQEDFLRDTHGNLPFDVTSAELGDAGLFPRFPQAGQPLEIIQEAGEIIFVPSGWHHQVYNLEDTISINHNWLNGCNVDIMWQFLQNELSSVQNEIDEWRNTMDSWHQHCQVIMKACSGIDYGEFASFLKIVADNRMTFLKARSAGDAADYPPRHPSEALAALGPYHAAFDLQRVAHVLELLLCDEDFKRLDRSASAVQPETLLQQIRETVQSTRGQHLLYQD, encoded by the exons ATGGACAGGGACGCGTACCGCAACTGCTGCAGTCTGGTCAAAATCCCACGGCAGTCCTACGACCAGTTCTGCTCGTCGCATTTCGTCGACTACATCGACAACGATCTGTCCTACTCCAAATTTTTCAAAAGGTACCTGCTCCCCAACCACCCGTGCGTCTTTTCCAAGCGCTTTACCGACGAGTGGAAGTGCAGGAAACAGTGGGTGACCGAGGAGGGCAAGCCTAACTTCCAGAAGCTGCTGCAACAATTtg GGGACACGCCTGTACCTGTGGCCAACTGCAACGCAAAGGAATACAACGCAAATCCCAAACAAGTGATGCCTTTCAAGGAATTCATCCAGTACTGGAAAGAGCACATCCAGAACGGTCACTCGTCCCCGAAAGGATGTCTGTACCTCAAAGACTGGCACATGGCCAG GGACTTTCCAGAGCATCACGTTTACACCGCGCCCATCTTCTTTACTTCCGACTGGCTGAATGAATACTGGGACGCGCTTGAAGTGGACGACTACCGCTTTGTCTACATGGGTCCGAAAGGATCGTG GACGCCGTTCCACGCCGACGTTTTCCGCTCGTACAGTTGGTCGGCCAACATCTGCGGCAGGAAGAAGTGGCTGCTGTATCCGCCCGGCCAGGAGGACTTCCTGCGAGACACGCACGGCAACCTCCCTTTCGACGTCACGTCGGCCGAGCTCGGCGACGCCGGCCTTTTCCCGCGCTTCCCGCAGGCCGGCCAACCGCTCGAGATCATTCAGGAGGCCGGCGAGATTATTTTTGTGCCCAGCGGGTGGCACCATCAGGTTTATAATCTG GAGGACACCATCTCGATCAATCACAACTGGCTGAACGGCTGCAACGTGGACATCATGTGGCAGTTTCTGCAGAACGAGCTGTCCTCGGTCCAGAACGAGATCGACGAGTGGAGGAACACCATGGATTCGTGGCATCAGCACTGCCAg GTCATCATGAAGGCCTGCTCGGGCATCGACTACGGGGAGTTTGCGTCGTTCCTTAAAATCGTGGCCGACAACCGGATGACGTTCCTGAAGGCGCGCTCCGCGGGAGACGCGGCCGACTACCCGCCGCGCCACCCGTCGGAGGCCCTCGCCGCCCTCGGGCCGTACCACGCCGCGTTCGACCTGCAGCGGGTGGCCCACGTCTTGGAGCTCCTGCTGTGCGACGAGGATTTCAAGCGGCTGGACCGCTCGGCGTCTGCCGTGCAGCCCGAAACGTTGTTGCAGCAGATTCGGGAAACCGTGCAGTCCACGAGAGGACAGCATCTTCTTTATCAGGACTGA
- the iba57 gene encoding putative transferase CAF17 homolog, mitochondrial: MKLSGIVRRALTSGGPLGVFASKSAGASFNFPARTGMRLTRFSQAALEEPAPPGELACYRLVHRALLRVQGAETGSFLQGLVTNDVRELEEDGGPGAVYAHFLNVQGRTLYDVILYSHKEAATGSGVLLECDSAVTDSLLRHLKVYKIRRKIDVNPCPELSAWAVLPLQRNHGRRFSKPDLSLPEKAAAWESDPRTHCMGWRLVLGSQTDPLEVIGSCRKGDAEEYHRHRYSIGLPEGVKDLPPGVALPLESNLVYMQGISFSKGCYIGQELTARTHHTGVIRKRLMPVRSSAPVQDLEEGAALQTGSGKPAGKHRAGLGNLGLGLIRLAHANEALTVKSADDTLMTLEASVPDWWPEEGQRDPGASV, encoded by the exons ATGAAGCTGTCTGGTATCGTGAGGCGGGCGCTCACCTCCGGTGGTCCCCTCGGTGTCTTCGCCAGCAAAAGCGCCGGCGCCAGCTTCAACTTTCCGGCCAGAACAGGAATGAGGCTGACGAGGTTCAGCCAGGCGGCGCTCGAGGAGCCGGCCCCGCCGGGCGAGCTAGCGTGCTACCGCCTGGTCCACAGGGCGCTTTTGCGGGTCCAGGGAGCCGAAACCGGCTCCTTCCTTCAGGGGCTGGTTACCAACGACGTGCGGGAACTGGAGGAGGACGGTGGCCCCGGGGCCGTGTACGCGCATTTCCTCAACGTCCAGGGGAGAACGCTTTATGACGTCATATTGTACAG TCATAAGGAAGCGGCAACAGGAAGTGGGGTCCTCCTGGAGTGCGACAGCGCCGTGACGGACTCGCTCTTGAGACACCTGAAAGTCTACAAGATCCGCAGGAAGATCGACGTCAACCCGTGTCCCGAGCTGTCGGCGTGGGCCGTGCTCCCCCTGCAACGGAACCACGGCCGACGTTTCAGCAAACCCGACCTCTCCTTGCCGGAGAAGGCCGCGGCGTGGGAATCGGACCCGCGGACGCACTGCATGGGCTGGCGGTTGGTGCTGGGTAGTCAGACGGACCCCTTGGAGGTCATTGGGTCATGTCGGAAAGGGGACGCAGAGGAGTACCACCGGCATCGCTATTCCATAG GACTTCCAGAGGGGGTGAAAGACCTCCCTCCAGGAGTGGCGCTGCCGCTGGAGTCCAACCTCGTCTACATGCAAGGCATCAGCTTCAGCAAGGGCTGCTACATCGGCCAGGAGCTGACAGCCAGGACTCATCACACCGGCGTGATCCGCAAGCGCCTCATGCCCGTGCGTTCGTCGGCCCCCGTCCAAGACCTGGAGGAGGGCGCCGCGCTGCAGACGGGGTCGGGCAAGCCGGCCGGGAAGCACCGCGCGGGGCTGGGAAATCTGGGCCTGGGCCTGATCCGCCTGGCTCACGCCAACGAGGCGCTCACGGTCAAATCCGCCGACGACACCCTAATGACGCTGGAGGCCTCTGTCCCGGACTGGTGGCCCGAAGAGGGACAGCGCGACCCGGGAGCATCCGTGTGA
- the gjc2 gene encoding gap junction protein gamma 2 produces the protein MSWSFLTRLLEEIHNHSTFVGKVWLTVLIIFRIVLTAVGGESIYSDEQTKFTCNTKQPGCDNVCYDAFAPLSHVRFWVFQIIMISTPSIMYMGYAIHKIARSSEQERRRNHRSRKKPPPHSRWRGSRRLEDVLEGEDDDAEPMIYEDALEGPESKPELVGANCKDQPKHDGRRRILQEGLMRIYVLQLLSRAIFEIAFLAGQYLLYGFQVSPSFVCNRLPCPHRVDCFISRPTEKTIFLLIMYVVSCLCLILNVCEMLHLGIGTFRDTLHLKRNRGRRTFGYPFSRNIPASPPGYNLVMKTDKPSRMPNSLITTHEQNMANVAQEQQCTSPDENIPSDLASLHRHLRVAQEQLDMAFQTYQTKNHQQTSRTSSPVSGTTTAEQNRVNTVQEKQGARPKSTTEKAATIVKNGKTSVWI, from the coding sequence ATGAGTTGGAGCTTCCTCACGCGTCTCCTGGAAGAGATCCACAACCACTCCACCTTTGTGGGCAAAGTGTGGCTCACCGTGCTCATCATCTTCCGCATTGTGCTGACGGCCGTCGGAGGGGAGTCCATCTACTCGGACGAGCAGACCAAGTTCACCTGCAACACCAAGCAGCCGGGTTGCGATAACGTGTGCTACGATGCCTTTGCCCCGCTGTCGCACGTGCGCTTCTGGGTCTTCCAGATCATCATGATCTCCACGCCCTCCATCATGTACATGGGCTACGCCATCCACAAGATCGCCCGCTCGTCGGAGCAGGAGCGGCGGAGGAACCACAGGAGCCGCAAAAAGCCACCGCCTCACTCGAGGTGGAGGGGAAGCCGCCGTCTGGAGGACGTCTTGGAGGGAGAGGATGACGACGCGGAGCCGATGATCTACGAAGACGCGCTGGAGGGTCCGGAGAGCAAACCGGAGCTGGTCGGCGCCAATTGCAAAGACCAGCCAAAACATGACGGTCGCAGAAGAATCCTGCAAGAGGGGCTGATGCGGATCTACGTTCTTCAGCTCCTGTCGCGAGCCATCTTTGAGATCGCGTTCCTTGCGGGACAGTACCTCCTGTACGGCTTTCAAGTTAGTCCTTCCTTTGTGTGCAATAGGCTCCCCTGTCCGCACCGAGTGGACTGTTTCATCTCCAGGCCCACCGAGAAAACAATCTTCCTTCTCATCATGTACGTGGTGAGCTGCCTTTGCCTCATCTTGAACGTGTGCGAGATGCTTCACCTGGGAATCGGGACTTTTCGAGACACCCTGCACCTCAAGAGGAACCGGGGTCGGCGGACCTTCGGCTACCCGTTCTCCCGCAACATCCCGGCCTCCCCTCCCGGATACAACCTGGTGATGAAGACCGACAAACCCAGCAGAATGCCGAACAGCCTCATCACCACCCATGAGCAGAACATGGCCAACGTGGCCCAGGAACAGCAGTGCACCAGCCCGGATGAGAACATACCCTCCGACCTGGCGAGTCTCCACCGCCACTTGCGGGTGGCCCAGGAGCAGCTGGACATGGCCTTTCAAACATACCAAACGAAAAACCACCAGCAGACCTCCAGAACCAGCAGTCCCGTGTCCGGGACTACCACAGCGGAGCAAAACCGAGTCAACACGGTCCAGGAGAAGCAAGGTGCCAGGCCCAAGTCGACCACGGAGAAGGCTGCCACCATTGTAAAAAACGGAAAAACTTCAGTCTGGATCTAG